Proteins found in one Drosophila innubila isolate TH190305 chromosome X, UK_Dinn_1.0, whole genome shotgun sequence genomic segment:
- the LOC117793665 gene encoding probable 6-phosphogluconolactonase encodes MATSRKCRFHVSVAETEDKLVKDLGDVLKRCANRALEKCETFRLGLSGGSLVQLLTRALVDLQLDTTCWKFFFCDERYVSPDHQESTYWAYKTQMSTQLPNILDSQFVKANTSLPLDDCANDYETRVKAEFCTSCPEFDLLLLGMGPDGHTCSLFPEQPASLAETHRLVIPIRDSPKPPPERITFTLPLINNAKDVVFVVTGAGKADVVKRVFFDLDKEFPAAWIEPKHGELTLLADAGAAKSFVSQSKCC; translated from the exons ATGGCCACATCGCGAAAGTGTCGATTCCATGTAAGTGTGGCCGAAACTGAAGATAAATTGGTTAAGGATCTCGGCGATGTGCTAAAACGTTGTGCAAATCGAGCACTCGAAAAATGCGAAACTTTTCGCCTTGGCCTCTCAG GTGGTTCGCTCGTGCAGCTTTTGACCCGCGCACTTGTTGATCTTCAACTGGACACGACATGCTGGAAGTTTTTCTTCTGTGACGAGCGCTATGTGTCTCCTGATCATCAGGAGTCCACCTACTGGGCGTACAAAACACAAATGTCAACCCAATTGCCAAACATTTTGGATAGTCAATTTGTGAAGGCGAACACATCATTGCCCTTGGATGACTGTGCCAATGACTATGAGACACGGGTGAAAGCTGAATTTTGCACAAGCTGTCCAGAGTTTGATTTGTTACTTTTGGGCATGGGACCGGATGGACATACATGCTCATTGTTTCCAGAGCAACCAGCTAGCTTGGCGGAAACTCATCGTCTAGTCATTCCAATTCGTGATTCCCCAAAACCGCCGCCAGAACGTATCACATTTACGCTTCCATTGATCAATAACGCTAAAgatgttgtgtttgttgtcaCAGGTGCCGGTAAAGCTGATGTTGTAAAG CGCGTGTTTTTCGATCTGGATAAAGAGTTTCCCGCTGCGTGGATAGAACCTAAGCATGGAGAGTTGACATTGCTTGCAGATGCTGGCGCAGCCAAATCATTTGTTAGTCAATCCAAGTGctgttaa